The genomic stretch TATATTTTACCAAAAAAACTGAAATAATTCAGCATTTTCTAAGGAAAAAGCGTCTTTAATTTCGCTTAAGGGTTGCGCTAAAGCGAGCAACTTTGCTTTTAGCATACTTAAAGTCAATGTCATGCTGAGCTAAGAAGTTGTCAAAATCTTTTTTGCCTTTTTCAGCATTTTCAACTTCTAGTTCAAGTTCATAGTCTTTAATATCAGCATATTGATTGCTATCAAGAGCCATAAGACCAATATCTGTCATTGTTTCGCGGCGTGTTGTCGTCAGACTACCAAAATTTTTAAGGCTTGATAGTTTAACACCATTTTCTTCGATAAGTTTCAAAAAATCAACTTCTGGGAATTGACCTGATTTGATGATTTCTTTGGCATCAGCCACACTCAAATCATAGTTGTATTCCAAATTACCAACTTCTTTTGGAATTTTCAATGTGATTTCTGCGCGATTTGGCAATGTCCGGATGCGAAGAGACATGCGATGTGCTTTCATGTCAAAATTATCTGAATCGAAGTAGTAATTCGTTTGCGTTACTGGTGTAACGTGTGAAAGTTGACTGTTAAGACGATTGAATTCGTCTTTAGTGAGTAATGTTTTGTACTCAATTTCAAGGTGTGTCATAAAATAATTTTCCTTTTTTCCTCAATTAGAAATATGGTATAATAGGTTTGTTATATTAATTCTATACAAAAGTCAATTTTTTGACAAGGATTGGTTATGTCTGCGTGACAAGCCCATCCCATTAGGAAGGAAATGTGATGGACTGGGAGAAATTTTTAGATCCTTACATACAAACTGTTGGTGAATTGAAGATTAAATTGCGCGGAATCCGCAAGCAATTTCGTAAACAAAATCGACATTCACCGATTGAGTTTGTGACTGGTCGTGTAAAATCGGTCGAAAGTATCAAGGAAAAAATGGTGCTACGCGGGATTAAACCAGAGAACATTGAACAAGATTTGCAAGATATTGCTGGTCTTCGTATTATGGTTCAATTTGTTGATGACGTTGATGAAGTTTTGGCACTTTTACGTAGTCGACATGATATGAAAATCGTGCAG from Streptococcus ruminicola encodes the following:
- a CDS encoding CYTH domain-containing protein encodes the protein MTHLEIEYKTLLTKDEFNRLNSQLSHVTPVTQTNYYFDSDNFDMKAHRMSLRIRTLPNRAEITLKIPKEVGNLEYNYDLSVADAKEIIKSGQFPEVDFLKLIEENGVKLSSLKNFGSLTTTRRETMTDIGLMALDSNQYADIKDYELELEVENAEKGKKDFDNFLAQHDIDFKYAKSKVARFSATLKRN